From Seriola aureovittata isolate HTS-2021-v1 ecotype China chromosome 16, ASM2101889v1, whole genome shotgun sequence, one genomic window encodes:
- the LOC130183456 gene encoding inactive phospholipase C-like protein 2: MAEFGEKKSVVGPPVAGWKAASGEAGTSLETHRGEPVSNGNCSVSDTARRVQNESSCESPTWENTGPDSASKPIPRRSSLIKDGSRAGRDRKKTVSFSSSLSEKKISSAADCIHSMVEGSELKKIRPNSRVYQRYYLLDAGLQALCWEPSKKESDKARISLASIREVRTGRNTETFRTSGVYEQISEDCAFSIIYGDVYENLDLVANSAEVANIWVTGLRYLMQYGKHALDMLASSQDSLRLNWLEQLFSSAADSDRQEDVEEGIRLQSAIKLIQSVNPGVSGGKVEHRFKELQRVREKMCGLDNGSGVKDHNEPKRLMGRNERVTKQEFIEVFHDFCTRPEIYFLLVQFSSNKEFLDTKDLMRFLEAEQGMAQVSEETSLKLIQSHEPSEEGRQQGYLSLDGFTSYLTSAECHLFDWEHDTVCQDMSQPLSHYYINSSHNTYLIEDQFRGPSDISGYIRALKMGCRCVEVDVWDGPDEQPVVCTGHTLSPPLALRCVIEAIGRFAFVASEYPLIICIENHCSLRQQKVMWKHLTDILGERLYTNPPHEGDLYLPSPHTLRHRILLRGKKLGPGSDGEDGEVSEEDEGAEMCQRMKAANSGGSLPGGSEKDTLQKSFTFTALPQSNNPPQLPFKRFQLLKELSDLVTLCCSVGFIDFPTSSKNQKPWELCSFHESLAVRLAGDSPGDFVNHNKHFLSRVYPNPMRIDSSNMNPQDLWKCGCQIVSMNFQTAGLMMDLNTAWFRQNGNCGYVLRPAIMRQEVSYFSADTRDTVPGVSPQLLHVKVISGQNLPRPRGSEAKGDVVDPYVYVEIHGIPADCTERRTRTVIQNGDNPIFDESFEFQINLPELAMVRFVVLDDDFIGDDFIGQYTISLECLQPGYRHVPLQSLTGEELPHAKLFVHVALTNRRGGGKPHKRGLSVRKARKGRDYTALRDLGVRVVDEVFKMAAPLLREATDLRENMQNSVALFRELCGMSAVANLMQCVLALGSRVSAPDGTPLLLFDLRDHYPSLEPQGPLPDVLRRVVSTYDMMVQASRAVMELSDGIYDRILHIQTTAMEFHEKLQSLAAKEGLKGRKVTRALESFSWNITILKGQADLLKNAKAEVQENMKQVHDAALTGNLTKESVGLTRVRSQTRRGQDDKPATSARGPSA, from the exons ATGGCTGAATTCGGAGAGAAGAAGAGCGTCGTCGGTCCACCGGTTGCTGGCTGGAAAGCTGCGTCAGGAGAAGCCGGAACGAGCCTCGAGACGCACCGAGGAGAGCCGGTCTCCAACGGAAACTGCAGCGTGTCAGACACCGCGAGGAGGGTCCAGAACGAGTCCAGCTGCGAGTCCCCGACGTGGGAGAACACAGGTCCAGATTCAGCATCCAAACCAATCCCTCGACGCAGTAGTCTGATCAAG GATGGGTCACGTGCCGGTCGAGACAGGAAGAAGACGgtgtccttcagcagcagcttgtcagAGAAGAAGATCAGCAGTGCTGCCGACTGTATCCACTCCATG GTTGAGGGGAGTGAGCTGAAGAAAATTCGGCCCAACTCACGTGTTTACCAGCGATACTACCTGCTGGACGCAGGCCTCCAGGCTCTGTGCTGGGAGCCATCAAAGAAGGAGTCAGACAAAGCCCGGATCTCTCTCGCCTCCATACGAGAG GTACGGACAGGTCGTAACACGGAAACCTTTCGCACCAGCGGAGTTTATGAGCAGATTTCAGAGGACTGTGCATTCTCCATCATCTATGGAGACGTATATGAAAACTTGGACCTGGTGGCCAACTCTGCTGAAGTGGCTAACATTTGGGTGACCGGACTAAG GTATCTCATGCAGTATGGGAAACATGCCCTGGACATGCTTGCCAGCAGTCAGGACAGTCTTCGTCTTAACTGGCTGGAGCagctgttttcctctgctgctgattcGGACAGACAGGAAGATGTTGAGGAAGGGATCCGCTTGCAGTCGGCCATTAAGTTGATACAGAGCGTGAACCCTGGGGTGAGCGGCGGCAAAGTGGAGCACAGGTTTAAAGAGCTTCAAAGAGTTCGGGAGAAGATGTGTGGGCTAGATAATGGATCTGGAGTCAAAGATCACAATGAACCCAAAAGACTAATGGGAAGAAATGAACGAGTCACCAAGCAGGAGTTCATCGAGGTCTTCCACGACTTTTGCACACGTCCGGAGATCTACTTCCTGTTGGTGCAGTTCTCTAGCAACAAGGAGTTCCTGGACACCAAAGACCTGATGCGGTTCCTTGAGGCCGAGCAGGGCATGGCTCAA GTGAGTGAGGAGACCAGCCTGAAGCTCATCCAGTCCCACGAGCCATCGGAGGAGGGCCGGCAGCAGGGATACCTGTCTTTGGACGGCTTCACCAGCTACCTCACTTCGGCTGAGTGCCACCTCTTCGACTGGGAGCACGACACCGTGTGCCAGGACATGTCCCAGCCTTTGTCCCACTACTACATCAACTCCTCCCACAACACCTACCTCATCGAAGACCAGTTTAGAGGTCCCTCTGACATCTCCGGCTACATCCGCGCCCTCAAGATGGGTTGTCGATGTGTGGAGGTGGACGTTTGGGACGGCCCTGATGAGCAGCCTGTGGTGTGTACAGGGCACACCCTCTCCCCACCACTGGCTCTGCGTTGTGTGATAGAAGCAATTGGAAGGTTTGCATTTGTGGCATCAGAGTATCCCTTAATTATATGTATTGAGAACCACTGTTCACTTCGACAACAGAAGGTCATGTGGAAACATCTCACAGATATACTAGGGGAGAGGTTATACACAAATCCGCCACATGAAGGGGACTTGTACCTGCCGTCACCCCATACCCTAAGGCATCGAATCCTACTAAGGGGTAAGAAGTTGGGGCCAGGTTCTGATGGGGAGGATGGGGAGGTAagtgaggaggatgaaggggcGGAGATGTGTCAAAGGATGAAAGCAGCTAATAGTGGAGGGTCATTGCCTGGAGGAAGTGAGAAGGACACGTTGCAGAAAAGCTTCACTTTCACAGCTCTCCCTCAGTCTAATAATCCTCCTCAGCTTCCTTTCAAACGGTTCCAACTCTTGAAGGAGCTGTCTGATTTAGTAACTCTTTGCTGCTCAGTGGGCTTCATTGACTTTCCGACATcatccaaaaaccaaaaaccttGGGAACTGTGTTCCTTTCATGAATCTCTGGCTGTGCGTCTCGCTGGCGATAGCCCCGGAGACTTTGTCAATCATAACAAGCATTTCCTGTCAAGAGTGTACCCCAACCCAATGCGTATTGACTCAAGCAACATGAACCCTCAGGACCTGTGGAAGTGCGGATGCCAAATCGTGTCTATGAATTTTCAGACGGCAGGACTGATGATGGACCTGAACACAGCTTGGTTCCGGCAGAACGGGAACTGTGGTTACGTTCTGCGGCCAGCCATCATGCGGCAGGAGGTGTCTTATTTCAGTGCCGACACCAGAGACACGGTGCCTGGTGTGTCTCCACAGCTGCTCCATGTGAAG GTGATAAGTGGCCAGAACCTGCCCAGGCCAAGGGGTTCTGAGGCCAAGGGGGACGTGGTAGACCCGTACGTGTATGTGGAGATCCATGGCATCCCAGCTGACTGCACAGAGCGCCGCACCAGGACAGTGATCCAGAACGGGGACAACCCTATCTTCGATGAGAGCTTTGAGTTCCAGATCAACCTGCCTGAGCTCGCCATGGTTCGCTTTGTGGTGCTGGATGATGACTTCATAGGGGATGATTTTATAG GTCAGTACACCATCTCTTTAGAGTGTCTTCAGCCGGGCTACCGACACGTGCCACTCCAGTCTCTGACTGGGGAGGAACTCCCCCACGCCAAGTTATTCGTCCACGTGGCCCTCACCAATCGTAGAGGCGGGGGAAAGCCTCACAAACGGGGCCTGTCTGTGCGGAAGGCCCGGAAGGGGAGGGACTACACAGCTCTGAGGGACTTGGGAGTCCGGGTTGTGGATGAGGTTTTCAAGATGGCTGCTCCACTGCTGAGAGAAGCCACCGACCTGAGGGAAAACATGCAG aactCTGTAGCACTGTTCAGGGAACTGTGCGGGATGTCGGCTGTGGCTAACCTCATGCAGTGCGTACTGGCTCTGGGCTCCAGAGTGTCAGCACCAGACGGGACGCCTTTGCTACTGTTTGACCTCCGGGACCACTATCCCTCTCTGGAGCCCCAGGGGCCCCTGCCTGATGTCCTTCGCCGGGTCGTCTCCACCTATGACATg ATGGTCCAGGCGAGTAGAGCAGTGATGGAGCTCTCCGATGGAATCTACGACAGGATCCTGCATATACAGACCACGG